The following proteins come from a genomic window of Syntrophorhabdaceae bacterium:
- a CDS encoding NADH-quinone oxidoreductase subunit J, whose product MIAVGMGFKWFIFIVMAISAIGSALMMATRKNPVHSALWLVVTFFSIAVIYVLLNATFIAVAQVMVYAGAIMMLTLFIIMLIHLEQGPSCLPVKRSFLKLIGGIITLTLLLQIIAGIRFYANVGKKGVYTPEMLASVGNTAAVGSLLYGKYAFVFEIASVLLLLGIVGAVVLARKRKDEEE is encoded by the coding sequence ATGATCGCCGTAGGCATGGGATTTAAATGGTTCATCTTTATCGTTATGGCGATTTCCGCCATAGGGTCTGCCCTCATGATGGCGACCAGGAAAAATCCGGTTCACAGCGCCCTCTGGCTGGTGGTGACATTTTTTTCCATCGCCGTCATCTATGTGCTTTTGAACGCAACATTCATTGCCGTGGCGCAGGTCATGGTATATGCCGGGGCCATCATGATGCTCACGCTATTCATCATCATGCTCATTCATCTTGAGCAGGGCCCTTCCTGCCTTCCGGTCAAGCGCTCCTTTCTGAAGCTCATCGGCGGCATCATAACGCTGACGCTACTTCTGCAGATTATAGCAGGGATCAGGTTCTACGCGAATGTTGGAAAGAAAGGCGTCTATACCCCTGAGATGCTCGCGAGTGTCGGCAATACGGCCGCCGTAGGGAGCCTGCTCTACGGCAAGTATGCCTTCGTTTTTGAGATCGCCTCAGTGCTCTTGCTTTTAGGCATCGTGGGTGCGGTGGTTCTTGCAAGGAAGAGAAAGGACGAGGAGGAATGA
- the nuoK gene encoding NADH-quinone oxidoreductase subunit NuoK has protein sequence MMVPDIPQGLYYALGAVLFTIGAIGVITRRNAIIIFMCIELMLNAVNLTFIASGNFLNSLDGVVFVFFIMAVAAAEAAVGLAIFVLIFRLKGTINVDDIHLLKG, from the coding sequence ATGATGGTGCCCGATATACCACAGGGACTTTATTACGCGCTCGGTGCGGTCCTCTTCACGATCGGTGCAATCGGCGTAATTACCCGCCGAAATGCGATTATCATTTTCATGTGCATCGAGCTGATGTTGAACGCCGTCAACCTCACGTTCATCGCCTCAGGCAATTTTCTCAATTCCCTTGACGGCGTGGTTTTTGTTTTCTTTATCATGGCTGTGGCCGCGGCCGAAGCGGCAGTGGGCCTCGCTATATTTGTGCTCATATTCAGACTCAAAGGAACGATCAATGTCGACGATATCCACCTGCTCAAAGGCTGA
- the nuoL gene encoding NADH-quinone oxidoreductase subunit L, whose product MADFIWLVPVFPLVGFLINGLVGIRFSKGVTAWIACLSVIFSFVVSAIVFIQFLSLSPETRVFEKTAFDWIVAGDFHTQIGFRIDALSIIMCLVVSGVGSLIHIYSAGYMHDDAGFRRYFTYLNLFVFMMLILVTADNILLMFVGWEGVGLCSYLLIGFWYEKDSASNAGKKAFIVNRIGDFGFLLGIFLLVATLGDKGVWTLKYSELQANAHFITPALATAITLLFFVGATGKSAQIPLYVWLPDAMEGPTPVSSLIHAATMVTAGVYMIARLNFFYIMSPMTMSIVAAIGFLTAFFAATIGCAQYDIKRVLAYSTVSQLGYMFVGVGVGAYAAGIFHLMTHAFFKGLLFLAAGSVMHAMSGELDMRKMGGLRKKIPVTYWTCFIACLAIAGVPGLSGFFSKDEILWMAYIRNGGNIWYWLFGAITAGLTAFYMFRMFFNTFHGECRASEEVKHHIHESPKIMTIPLAILAVLSIVGGWVGIPHLLGGGNHIEKWLEPVFGHAHAEIMQAKSISIVGNAYASSSGTPAIEGSAELMLMILAVAIGLAGIFVAWLFYVKNPELPRRFVERQRGLFTLVHNKYFVDEVYGFVFVKGLLRIGTMCKNFVDESIIDGAINGVASLMSALGGLIRRVQNGLVQGYAFAMILGAIVVIGYLISRILS is encoded by the coding sequence ATGGCTGACTTCATCTGGCTCGTCCCCGTATTTCCCCTCGTGGGCTTCCTTATTAATGGCCTTGTCGGAATACGCTTCTCAAAAGGGGTTACCGCATGGATCGCCTGCCTATCAGTCATTTTCTCCTTCGTTGTATCGGCGATTGTCTTTATCCAGTTTCTCAGCCTGTCTCCTGAGACGAGGGTCTTCGAGAAGACCGCCTTCGATTGGATCGTGGCCGGTGACTTTCACACGCAGATAGGATTCAGGATCGACGCCCTCTCCATCATCATGTGTCTTGTGGTGAGCGGCGTAGGCTCGCTGATTCACATATACTCAGCCGGTTACATGCACGACGACGCGGGCTTCAGACGGTATTTCACCTACCTCAACCTCTTCGTCTTCATGATGCTCATCCTGGTTACCGCCGATAATATCCTGCTCATGTTTGTCGGATGGGAAGGCGTGGGACTCTGCTCGTACCTGCTGATCGGTTTCTGGTATGAGAAGGACTCGGCGTCCAACGCGGGTAAGAAGGCCTTCATCGTGAACAGGATCGGGGACTTCGGATTTCTGCTCGGCATCTTCCTGCTCGTTGCTACCTTGGGGGACAAGGGTGTCTGGACGCTGAAATATTCTGAACTCCAGGCCAACGCCCATTTCATCACCCCCGCGCTTGCAACGGCGATCACGCTCCTTTTCTTTGTGGGCGCTACAGGGAAATCGGCGCAGATACCCCTCTACGTGTGGCTGCCCGACGCCATGGAAGGTCCCACCCCGGTCAGCTCCCTCATACACGCTGCCACCATGGTGACTGCCGGCGTTTATATGATCGCCCGGCTTAACTTCTTTTACATCATGTCCCCGATGACCATGTCCATTGTGGCCGCTATCGGATTCCTCACTGCCTTTTTTGCCGCCACCATAGGCTGCGCTCAGTATGACATCAAGCGGGTGCTTGCCTATTCCACGGTGAGCCAGCTTGGCTACATGTTCGTGGGGGTGGGCGTCGGCGCTTACGCGGCCGGTATCTTCCACCTTATGACCCATGCATTCTTCAAGGGCTTGCTCTTTCTTGCCGCAGGCAGTGTCATGCATGCCATGAGCGGCGAGCTGGATATGAGGAAGATGGGTGGGCTCCGCAAAAAGATACCCGTCACCTACTGGACATGCTTCATCGCCTGCCTCGCTATAGCGGGAGTGCCAGGTTTGTCGGGATTTTTCAGCAAGGACGAAATACTCTGGATGGCCTATATTAGAAACGGCGGCAACATCTGGTACTGGCTTTTCGGCGCGATCACCGCGGGTCTCACCGCGTTCTATATGTTCAGAATGTTCTTCAATACCTTCCACGGTGAATGCAGGGCTTCGGAGGAAGTAAAACATCATATCCATGAATCGCCGAAGATCATGACAATACCGCTCGCCATCCTCGCAGTGTTGTCGATTGTGGGGGGATGGGTGGGCATACCTCATCTTTTAGGCGGAGGCAACCATATCGAAAAATGGCTGGAGCCGGTCTTCGGACACGCGCACGCTGAGATCATGCAGGCGAAGAGTATCAGTATCGTGGGTAATGCTTACGCTTCGTCATCTGGTACTCCCGCTATAGAAGGCTCCGCCGAACTTATGCTTATGATCCTGGCGGTCGCGATAGGGCTCGCCGGTATCTTTGTGGCCTGGCTTTTCTACGTGAAAAACCCCGAACTGCCGAGACGTTTTGTAGAAAGACAACGGGGTCTCTTCACTCTTGTGCACAACAAATATTTTGTCGATGAGGTCTATGGATTTGTTTTCGTCAAAGGTCTTTTGAGGATTGGAACCATGTGCAAGAATTTTGTCGATGAGTCGATCATCGACGGCGCGATCAACGGCGTCGCATCCCTTATGTCCGCCTTGGGTGGGCTCATCCGACGGGTCCAGAATGGCCTTGTCCAGGGCTACGCCTTTGCTATGATCCTGGGCGCTATCGTCGTTATCGGCTACCTCATTTCGAGAATACTCTCATGA
- a CDS encoding NADH-quinone oxidoreductase subunit M has protein sequence MTVMSVPILTFLIFFPLLGAVILLFADRNKPLFIKVFTLVLSIVEFGVSLPLFFFFDDRAKGMQFVEKVPWFPEWGISYFVGIDGISLLLILLTTFLTVICVLCSWKAIEVRVKEYYITFLFLETAMIGTLCALDLVLFYIFWELMLIPMYLLIGIWGGPRRIYAAIKFFLFTMAGSVLMLIAIIALYFLNYRATGVYTFNVLDLYQASIPVVKQYWFFGAFALSFAIKVPMFPLHTWLPDAHTEAPTAGSVILAGVLLKMGTYGFLRFAIPLFPAAAYDAIPLISTLAVIGIIYGALVSMMQPDLKRLIAFSSVSHLGYVMLGMFAFNMQGAEGSIYQMLNHGISTGGLFLVVGMIYERRHTRMIADFGGLARVMPVFATFFMIITLSSIALPGTNGFVGEFLILLGAFKSNMWYGVLATTGVILGAAYMLWMFQRVMFGVVTKEENRKLKDLGKREVLILVTMVFFIILMGVYPKMFFSKMDTSVAQYLSFVKARNAQYRTVGQVPDASAMGKTTVQNLKN, from the coding sequence ATGACCGTAATGTCAGTTCCCATACTCACGTTTCTCATATTCTTTCCCCTCCTTGGCGCGGTCATTCTGCTTTTTGCTGACCGGAATAAGCCCCTCTTCATCAAAGTGTTCACGCTTGTCTTATCAATTGTTGAGTTCGGGGTCTCCCTGCCCCTTTTCTTCTTCTTTGACGATCGGGCCAAAGGCATGCAATTCGTGGAAAAGGTGCCCTGGTTCCCCGAATGGGGGATTAGCTACTTCGTGGGCATCGATGGGATCAGTCTGCTTCTCATCCTGCTCACCACCTTTCTCACGGTTATCTGCGTGCTGTGCTCATGGAAGGCCATCGAAGTAAGGGTCAAGGAATACTACATTACGTTCCTCTTTCTTGAAACGGCCATGATCGGTACACTCTGCGCGCTCGATCTGGTGCTTTTTTACATTTTCTGGGAGCTCATGCTTATCCCCATGTACCTCCTGATCGGTATCTGGGGCGGCCCGAGAAGAATTTACGCCGCCATCAAATTTTTCCTCTTTACCATGGCGGGTAGCGTGCTCATGCTCATCGCCATCATTGCCCTCTACTTCCTCAATTACAGGGCCACGGGCGTCTACACCTTCAACGTGCTCGATCTCTACCAGGCAAGCATTCCCGTTGTCAAGCAGTATTGGTTCTTCGGTGCCTTTGCCCTTTCATTCGCCATCAAAGTCCCCATGTTTCCCCTTCACACGTGGCTGCCGGATGCGCATACGGAGGCCCCCACGGCTGGCAGTGTGATCCTGGCCGGCGTGCTCCTCAAAATGGGCACCTACGGTTTTCTCCGATTCGCCATCCCGCTTTTCCCGGCTGCGGCGTACGACGCGATCCCCCTCATCTCGACGCTTGCCGTGATCGGCATCATTTATGGTGCTCTTGTGAGCATGATGCAGCCGGATCTCAAGAGGCTCATCGCCTTCTCCAGCGTGAGCCATCTCGGCTACGTGATGCTCGGTATGTTTGCCTTTAACATGCAGGGCGCTGAGGGAAGCATCTATCAAATGCTCAACCACGGCATAAGCACGGGTGGGCTCTTCCTCGTCGTAGGCATGATCTACGAGAGGAGGCACACGCGGATGATCGCAGATTTCGGTGGCCTCGCCAGGGTGATGCCGGTGTTCGCGACCTTCTTCATGATCATCACTCTCTCTTCCATTGCGCTGCCGGGTACCAACGGCTTCGTGGGAGAATTTCTCATACTGCTCGGCGCCTTCAAGAGTAACATGTGGTACGGTGTACTGGCCACCACGGGCGTCATATTGGGCGCAGCATACATGCTCTGGATGTTCCAGCGGGTCATGTTCGGGGTTGTTACCAAAGAAGAGAACAGGAAACTCAAGGACCTGGGAAAGCGTGAGGTGTTGATACTCGTGACTATGGTCTTTTTTATTATCCTCATGGGTGTCTACCCCAAGATGTTCTTCAGCAAGATGGATACGAGCGTGGCGCAATACCTTTCTTTTGTGAAGGCGAGAAACGCGCAGTACAGGACGGTAGGTCAGGTCCCTGACGCGTCTGCAATGGGAAAGACTACCGTACAGAATTTGAAAAATTAG
- a CDS encoding NADH-quinone oxidoreductase subunit N, with the protein MAIPVTEFKWILPEVLLTGWALLLLLIGAFGKGPAASRASGIVSLIGSVSTLACLFCVKGTNFDLFNRLYTVDNYGAFFKATFLIILILITIISLRYARDERIGSGEYYALLMFGVLGMMIMVSSHNFITIFIGLEAMSIAIYILCALLRSNLKSVESSLKYFLLGAFATSFLLYGMALIYGSTGIIDVVELKEYFLMHQPFAPQMFIIGMGLLIVGFGFKIASVPFHMWTPDVYEGAPTSITAYMATGVKAAAFGALVRVFYTALLPFGAVGWTNIIWIIAVLTMSVGNITALVQHDIKRMLAYSSIAHAGYILVAFITGDRELISSVLFYLLVYAFMNIGAFTAVIALGKKGEENTDIDSYAGLGARHPFIALCMSIFLLSLAGIPPLAGFAGKFYVFSAAVKAGYYWLAVIGVLNSVVAVYYYLRVMMYMYFKEPVRELGQINVGPQYGFVMLVCVFALIHMGVFPRMFLMLAGRAVRIFS; encoded by the coding sequence GTGGCTATTCCCGTGACAGAGTTCAAATGGATACTCCCTGAAGTCCTGCTTACCGGCTGGGCGCTTCTCTTGCTTCTCATCGGCGCGTTCGGAAAAGGCCCGGCCGCGTCCCGCGCCTCCGGCATAGTGAGCCTTATAGGTTCGGTTTCCACGCTTGCCTGCCTCTTCTGTGTTAAAGGGACGAACTTCGATCTGTTTAACAGACTTTACACAGTGGATAACTACGGCGCCTTCTTCAAAGCTACCTTCCTCATCATTCTCATTCTCATAACTATCATATCCCTGCGATACGCAAGAGACGAGAGGATCGGATCGGGAGAATATTACGCCCTGCTCATGTTCGGTGTGCTCGGGATGATGATCATGGTCTCTTCCCACAACTTCATTACCATCTTCATAGGTCTTGAGGCAATGTCCATTGCGATCTATATCCTCTGCGCCCTGCTCAGGAGCAATCTGAAATCGGTCGAATCGTCGCTCAAATACTTTCTTTTGGGCGCGTTCGCCACAAGTTTTCTCCTTTATGGAATGGCTCTCATATATGGCTCAACGGGGATCATCGATGTGGTCGAGCTCAAAGAGTACTTTCTCATGCACCAACCCTTCGCACCCCAGATGTTCATTATCGGCATGGGCCTCCTTATTGTCGGTTTCGGTTTCAAGATCGCTTCGGTTCCTTTCCACATGTGGACACCGGATGTGTATGAAGGAGCCCCTACGTCGATCACCGCCTACATGGCGACGGGAGTGAAGGCGGCCGCATTCGGCGCGCTCGTTCGCGTCTTTTATACGGCGCTGCTTCCCTTCGGTGCCGTGGGGTGGACCAACATCATCTGGATTATCGCCGTCTTGACTATGAGCGTGGGGAACATTACGGCCCTCGTCCAGCACGATATCAAGCGTATGCTCGCATATTCAAGCATCGCACATGCAGGATATATCCTCGTTGCCTTCATCACCGGCGACAGAGAGCTTATCTCAAGTGTGCTCTTCTATCTCCTCGTCTATGCCTTCATGAACATCGGGGCTTTCACCGCGGTGATTGCCCTCGGAAAAAAAGGTGAGGAGAATACCGACATCGACAGTTACGCAGGTCTTGGCGCCCGCCATCCCTTCATCGCGCTCTGCATGAGCATCTTCCTTTTGTCCCTTGCGGGCATACCGCCGCTTGCCGGATTCGCCGGTAAGTTCTATGTGTTCAGCGCTGCGGTAAAGGCCGGGTATTACTGGCTTGCCGTCATCGGCGTCTTAAACAGCGTGGTGGCCGTGTACTACTACCTCAGGGTCATGATGTACATGTACTTCAAGGAGCCTGTGCGCGAGCTTGGCCAAATCAACGTCGGCCCTCAGTATGGATTTGTTATGCTGGTGTGTGTCTTTGCGCTCATCCATATGGGCGTGTTTCCGAGGATGTTCTTGATGCTCGCGGGACGCGCTGTTCGTATCTTTTCCTGA
- a CDS encoding MmgE/PrpD family protein → MRESQALAEHTAQIRYEDLDDAVVHVSKNSVLDTIGVMLAAGTLGEGCKEFVNMALSEGGKKQSTIVGFGVKAPLSMAVFANGSMTHALDFEDSHDEALVHPSATTVPVALALAESLGNVSGRELIAAVAVGNDVSCRLGLALNEDLLQYGWYTPPVLAAFGGAAAASKLIALNPGQILDAFSLALCQATGSAELAYNPDSVIRGIRDAFSAKAGLISALLAKRGITGFKEPFEGKAGFFNMYAKGNYDRLKLTNGLGKTFEGARVSFKPWPSCRFTHSYIDGLLELLKTHHVNAADVEEIKVVVGPVNKVLCEPSDRKRHPVTAIDAKFSIPFVVATALTHGKVNLDHFTAQAFENKDVLAAAHKVTYELNDRLTRKDATKGFVQMKTRDGVFSKAVEFPYGHPEHPISDEMLVAKFMDCATHTAKRISEKDLHRVTDLILHLEDVKDIREITKCL, encoded by the coding sequence ATGAGAGAATCGCAAGCGCTGGCGGAGCACACAGCACAGATTCGTTATGAAGATCTGGACGATGCCGTGGTGCATGTCTCCAAGAATAGCGTGCTTGACACCATAGGCGTGATGCTTGCCGCCGGCACGCTGGGAGAAGGCTGCAAGGAATTTGTAAATATGGCTCTTTCCGAGGGCGGAAAGAAGCAGAGCACCATCGTTGGTTTCGGCGTGAAGGCACCCTTGTCCATGGCGGTTTTTGCCAATGGTTCAATGACCCACGCACTCGATTTCGAGGATTCTCATGATGAGGCCCTGGTCCACCCCAGCGCCACCACGGTGCCTGTGGCCTTGGCCCTTGCCGAATCCTTGGGGAATGTGAGCGGCAGGGAGTTGATCGCGGCGGTGGCAGTGGGGAACGACGTATCATGCAGGCTCGGCCTCGCCTTGAACGAGGACCTTCTCCAGTACGGCTGGTATACGCCGCCGGTTCTTGCTGCCTTCGGAGGGGCGGCGGCCGCGAGTAAGCTCATCGCCCTGAACCCGGGTCAGATCCTCGATGCCTTTTCCCTGGCCCTGTGTCAGGCGACGGGGAGCGCGGAGCTCGCATACAACCCCGATTCGGTTATCAGAGGGATACGGGACGCTTTTTCGGCCAAGGCCGGTCTCATCTCGGCGCTACTCGCCAAGAGGGGGATTACCGGATTCAAGGAGCCCTTCGAGGGCAAAGCAGGGTTCTTCAACATGTACGCAAAAGGTAACTACGATAGGCTCAAACTCACGAACGGTCTGGGGAAGACTTTTGAGGGTGCCCGGGTGAGCTTTAAACCGTGGCCAAGCTGCAGGTTTACGCATTCATATATAGATGGGCTTCTCGAGCTCCTCAAGACTCACCATGTGAACGCGGCCGATGTTGAAGAAATCAAGGTTGTGGTGGGTCCGGTGAACAAGGTGCTCTGCGAGCCTTCCGACCGCAAACGACACCCGGTAACGGCTATTGACGCCAAATTTAGCATACCCTTCGTAGTAGCCACGGCTTTAACGCACGGCAAAGTGAATCTCGACCATTTCACCGCGCAGGCATTTGAAAACAAGGACGTGCTCGCAGCCGCACACAAGGTCACCTACGAACTGAACGACAGGCTGACTCGAAAGGATGCGACCAAAGGTTTCGTGCAGATGAAAACGAGGGACGGGGTATTCTCAAAAGCGGTTGAGTTTCCTTACGGGCACCCCGAGCATCCCATAAGTGATGAGATGCTTGTCGCAAAATTCATGGATTGCGCCACACATACGGCAAAAAGGATTTCGGAAAAAGACCTGCATAGAGTCACAGACCTCATCTTGCATCTCGAAGATGTGAAGGATATTCGCGAAATTACTAAATGCCTGTAA